AAGGTTGTGCTATTTTTTGACATTTCCGCTGCTATTCTTGAACAATAGGCAACAAAAATGGATCTTCTATGAAGATAGAGGAGAATTATGTCACTGAGACATGTTTGTGTTTAATTTGTTGAATATGAGTTTTGATAATtgatcattacttcataattttGTAGGTGTGAAGTACTAAGATTTCCGTGAAACTTTTCACCGTTGGAATAAAATTTTGTTGGCAATTTTATGTAAGAAGTGATATACAGATTCCCTATCTTTTAATATCTCTCTTGATTCCTCATATATGTAGCTAAACTATTATAATTAATTGGACAAACATGGAAAACTGATGGCAACAAAGTGTTATTTGTTATTTCGGAAAAAAgacgatttaaaattaatttcaactttataaagaaaaaattaattttagaaaagaggagtcgccatttaattttttgaagaaattaagaaaacttaatttaaaacaccctaacagatttaagtgttaaaaattcagaaaaaaatgtatgaggttcttatttccactttgagaaggtgttaagcattcaaagtggccgctcaCACGCGGTTATAcgacgatttaaaaattatttgactaacttttaaaaatattaatttaaaaggaaatgaatactttaaaatttatttttttggaaaaaatatcaaacttaaacattgaaaataatatacatgtataaaaaaagtaaagtttacCAAATGCCTAAATAAAGGTAAAAAATCatctaaagagtaaattaacatgaattgatttatctttagagaaatataattaatttaaaacaaattaaaattaatatcaaagcaagcataaataacataagtgaataaattattacaacccgaattaatataaataaataataaataacacataaaaatattgccCGACatttagtttctgtacgcctggactaagttgttgggtcATCTGCGTTTTGGCCTTAAGCATAATTTCACTGTATATCGCAGTTGTATACGCACtgtatatcaaaatatatatacactgtatatagtgtatacaactttatttctatatatcaaactgtatacaCACAGTATACCACCTGTTTTTTCTCTGTATCTGTTGTATATCAATGTATATCCGACTGTATATATATTGTAgatcagtgtatacaacattattttcttgcatatcagaATTATaaatactgtatatcagtgtatacgacACTATTTTCCACACGTGTTCCATGTTtacagcccaatatcaatatataaattatgaatattatcttcttttccatttatcaactttccagcaattcaaacaagatgatgggagactcaaaactcaacgatatgcaatAATggggtccaaagatggactcgaattgatatcacatgcaccaaaataaaattacataagcatttacttattttaagctaaaccaaggaacatatcatgatattttaagttatcaaatcgATAAGtatcctagaagtgactaacaacatgcatatatgcggataaagaaaaggaaagaagaaatatattcaagtaactaaagaaaacggatttaatatatacgctatactagctcaaattttaaagaaaaaattacatcaattaggtcatgaaagttctaattgaataataactttaagcatatttttgttatctaaatcatgttaaaagaataaattaaaaacatgaaaatctatattgttaAAGGAaattatttggaaaaataatgaacaaaactaagatctttcatgaaataattctaacacatgatagctaattaattctaacacatgctaactacaaaaaatttctatcattaatctaattattcttaatacatgctaactaaaaaaaacaagactacgaattaactaaatataaaacatgaaataattaaataaaataaagttgaaaaaatattttacctcttttcgggcaGCAAaactgaagacgatgagcggaagacaactttaccaccacccaagagtttgatggaactccaatttataaaaaaagaaaagattaaaaatttagattcaagccttcgtgggttcgatgttataagaacactgttcttagcctaaaattCAACTCCAATCtcttattttccttgaagaaaaatatagattgaaagctagaaattttcacaacttttaggctagggacaagagtccaaaatcctagccaagttaagaaaatttttaaCTTTGGAGTGAATAAAAAACCTCCCACTTTTTCtcccttcttaataagaatatgagcctttatataggttccaaaaacttcaaattttcttgCAATTTTCGATGTGAGAGATTGaggatttttttattattatttttattttagaaaaaactaaaatttgaaaaatgcaaactataattaaactaacataactaacattgtatttagttaaaaaatgaaatcgttttgagataatttttgaataactacataaatagtaatcaaagatatagtttataaaaatatgtatattatactaaaatttataaataaaaaaaaatagttaagaataacatgaaaatatatttgtttttataaaagctaattatctcaaaaatgtttgaaattcaaagaaactcgatagctaatttgcgttgtggagggttaaaattgggtgtcaacattaTTGATGTACAATATTAAAGGTAAAACAAATATTACCTAATGATCATACATAAGCGTAATGAGGTAGCTCACCACCGTGCGAAGCGCATATAATTTacctaataataataataataataataaacaatgtTTTAACAATTACATAGAGTTTGGAACACTAATATTACTGAAAAGAATTGTTAATATtcgtttctttttcttttatttttttcagtcTTTAATTTGAATATATGACATGATCCCTAGAATGCTTATATATTGACACTGATATGTTAAAATTTTGGTAAGCTTATGGTCAACTTATATTAGGTCTTTgatattattgttaatattttattttgtctaTAATAGCATAACTTAAATATAATatggaaaaaatgatcaatttaataaattataaatagatataaaaaataatatcctCATTATTTATTCCTAATCtacgaaataaaaaaaaacgaACACAACTAACCATGATGGTAGGATTCATtatgtttttcaaatataaagCCATCCATTTGATTTTATACTTGTGTCTTTGAAAACCACATTGTATTCactaaaaaaatacaataaaattatcaaaatcaaTCCTTGAatgattaaatatgaaaaagcgGACGtcatataaagaaaatatatttcataccGCGTTAATCACATGGGAGAAAAGTAGAATTCATCCGAACCtcattattcaaaaaatataataatatacattaagtcaatttttttaatgCATATATAGTATAGTatatgttgaattttcttaatgAAAATTTGTCTGTCATCACTACTATTAATAAATACGAAATATATGGTTGAACGCACTTTAATTCACAATTATAATGTCGAAATATAGAGATAGATGGATACTAACTTGTGGTTGCCATGAGAAGAACAAAGAAGACAAAACAAAATTTAATCAATGACATAttaatgtcacgccccgagagagtactctaggcgtggccgacactcgaagaccattgctggtccccaagcgaaccacttgatctaATTACACATTCATCCATTCAACAAAAGACTTAAATGACAAAAAGGGGACAATCGTATGGGCAAATCGAATCAACAACTCATCaaagaataacatatttaacaaaatCCCAACTCAACTCTATCTCAAAGAATAGTTTTGAAAACCAAAACAATGAATCAACACTGtcactatttgtctataaaACCTCTAACACtatctagaaggtgccaatgacaagtccatgccTACCCAAAAACAAATACTCAAAGAAAATCTAACAAATTTAGAGTGCCTCTGGATTCAAGGAGGACTCTGATCTTGGGCGCATTTATAAGCCCATGCACTATGTTTGGCCATTGTTGTGTGATATTCTGAGAAGATATTGAAGCCAAATGACTTATTTTGGATGAAATATCAAGCAAGTGTGCAATAAGGTATGAGTTCCAACATATGCAGGAATTTTGCAAAGAAAAAGCCAGGAAAAATGGTCATGGCGCTATAGTGCCACgatgcgccactgcagcgccaaacCCTGCACAGATtctagtggcgcgatgcgccaagatgcaaactactgaggcatgttttgggcGCGATAGTGGAGCGATGctccactgcagcgccaagtgaAAAACTACAGGCATACTCTGGGCGCGATATTGGCGCGATGCCCCACTGCAGCGCCATCAACTttccaattatttattattccGCCCATCaataattgaaaggaaaaatcaCTTTAAATAGTTCTTTGTACTAGGGCAGAAGGGGGAGAGACGTTTTTGGAGgcagaaaaagaagagaaaaaaaaagaaagaagaagagaagcacAAAAACATCTTAGGTTCCTTTCTTCCTTTGTTGTATTTTAATTTGTATGGAATTGATTCCTTGGTGTTGTTATTTAactatgagtagctaaacaccCAAATTCTGGGGATATAGCTACGAAACATGGTTTAATAGTATTTAAACTTGGTGGAAGATGGGTTATTGATTCTAATTACTCTTCTATTCTTGTggttatgattttgatgtttgcCCAGCATTAAGATATAtgtgttgtttatcttgaaatGGGAAGAGGATAGGTAGATAGAATAAAGAATGGAAGGAATGTGTTCATACTAATATATTTTAGTGTGATTAGTAGATAGGATGCTTGTGACATATACCTATTTACCACATTTGGTTATGATAAAAGATGATAGTTAAATACATTCTTAATGTTTCATACCTATCaccgctcaacgatgtagttaggttggCAATGAAGATAGGCAATTATAGGTCAGAAAACCATAATTGGATTTAACCCTTTTTATCAGTAATTAAATAGCCCATCGGAAACTAAGATTGAATAATAGTAAATTTGATTTCACGTTATGCTATAGCCCTGGAATCTCTTGAAGCCTTattaatatacataactatTGCATTGTTTTCACTTCGAGAAAGTTTTAATACTTCCAAAAATCAGTAACAAACAATCTTAAACTCATTGCATAACTATAATTAGTGTAGTCATTTGAAAAAAACTGTTTGCCTTATCAAGATCCCTGTGGGTTCAATATCTGGCTTGAAAGAGCTGTTTTACTACTTGAGAGActacgtacacttgcgtgtgcaatTATAGCCACAATAAATTTTTGGTGCCGTTGCCGGGGACCTTAGAAATTAGGAAAATTGACTTTCTATGTTGATTGTGCTAGCTTTAACAACTTTGTCTTAGCTGTGAATTTTCGCAGGTAACTTAAACATTACACTAGACAGAGACAAAGAGCTTGTAGATCCGTTATCCGAGCCTGAACGATTCTTTCAATGGAAAAGGCGAACAACGGCTTCGCAAAACTTAATACATAAACTAAATCTGGcagaaaatcatgatttagaagGAGAGGTCTTGCTAGAGGAGCTCCCTATAGCCATGGCAGCCAGGATAGTACGTGATGTGACAGTCCCACTCACTGCAAATGTCACCTCTAGCATTCAAAAACCGCCAGCTGGAGGGAGATTTGAATTAAAACAGAACATGGTGCAATTGTTGCACTCTAATGGACAGTTCACGGGATTGCCTCATGAAGATCCTCAAGTTCACATccaaatttttttggagatcAGCGACATTTACATGCCAATTGGGGTATCTCCTGATTATGTGAAACTaacattgttttctttttctttgataGGAGAAGCCAAGGGGTGGTTGAAGTCGaaaccaccaaattcaatcacttcATGGAATGATTTGGCCCGCAAGTTTCTTATAAGGTTCTTCCCTTCAGGGAAGACGGCTAAGTTGAGGGCTGAAATTTTAAGCTTCAAGCAAAAGTTAGGAGAAAATTTATACCAATCGTGGGACAGATTTAAATCATTACTCATTAGTTTCCCTCATCATTATCAAGCTAACGAAGTGTTGGTCCATACCTTCATAGAAGGGTTggaacccaacaccaaaattcttcttgattcaGCTACAAGTGGGCAAGCCTTGGAGAAAACATATGATGAGTTATACACATTgttaaatcgcatatcccaagGAAATCCGGAGTGGAATGGAGGAAATGCTAGACCTGTCATCCAAAAACAAGCAGGCATGTTAGAGTTTGATGCATAACTGCATTGACAGCACAAATTGCagcaatgcaaaatatgatgacaACACATTTCAACATGCTAGCAAAAGGACAGCAGCAGGCTTCAGTGAGCATggttcaacaacaacatatgtgGTGCGAAGTATGTGAAAGCAGTGAGCATGTGGCAGAATATTGTGGAGCAAATCCAGAATCAATAAATTTtgtaggtaatgcacctaagGGTGTTGGCAACCAAAACTATGGAAatacttacaacccaaattaGAGAAACCATCCTAACTTCTCATGGGGTGGAAATcaacaaaatcatcatcaaGGGCAAACTCAATACAGACCACAAGGAGGTGGACACCAATACAATAATCCTAGTCAAGGATACAATGCTCAAATTCAAGGTGATCAAGGATCAAGAAAATCGGGAAGCATGAGTGTTGAGGACATGTTGAAACAAATCATGACAGACCAAGCCAAGCTAGCTTCCGATGTCCGACAAAATCAACTAGCTacccaaaatttagagaaacaGCTTGGGAAATTGGCAAGTGCACATAGTTCTCGCCAACAATGGGGCTTACCAGGTAACACTGATCCCAATCCCAAACAGGTGGATGTCGTAAGTACTCGTAGTGGTCGCCCACTCACTAAATTGGCTCCCAAAGCACAATCGGCAAAGGAAAAAGGCAAAGAGCAAGTCGGACAAGAAGGTGAACCTAGCGGTTCAAAAGCAATAGAGGAACCAAAGACAAAACCTCCTCCTTCATTtcctcaaaaatttaaaaaaaagaaagaagaggagtGTTTTGCAAAGTTTATAGATTTGTTGAAACAGGTGCAAATTAATTTGCCTTTAATTGATGTTTTACAGGAAATTCCAAAGTATGCTAAATTCGTCAAGGATATTGTGGTCAATAAAAGCAAGTTAGCTGAATTTGTAACTGTGGCACTCACTAAAGagtatagttcaagaatcttgaacaaaaTCAAGCTTCCAACTAAACTAAAAGATCCAGGTAGTTTCACGGTGCAGGTAACCATCGGTAAATATAGTAATACAAAAGGTATTTGTGATCTGAGTGCTAGTATCAACTTAATGCCTAGatccatgcttaagaaattaggccTAGGAGAACTTAAAGCAACAACTATTTTACTACAATTAGCGGATCATTCTGTAGCTAGACCTGATGGTATCATTGAAGATGTTTTGGTACAAGTAGGATCCCTCATCTTTCCTGTTGATTTTTTCGTTTTAGATTTTTAAATGGAACCCGATGTTCCTTTTATCTTAGGACACCCATTCTTAGCAACAGGCGGGGCACTAATTGATGTGGCTGCAGGTAGATTGACTATGAGAGCACATGATAAAGTGGAAATGTTTGATGTATATCATGCACTGAAATTGCATGCAATTTATGAGAAGTTGTCTGCTGTAACCATCATTGATGAGAAAATATCAGCTCAATGTACTACCTCAAATGATCTATTAGCGAAAGTCGTAATGGGTCAAGATATTAAAGAGGACATGGAAGCTAAAGAGCTAGCAAGTGTGCTTGATATGCCAAATATTAGCATGTggaatgtcacgacccaatttcgtaggtcatgatggcacctactataaccctctagtaggtaagccaacccgtcaacccggaacttcaagtaatgtgtttgaaggcaaaaactatataagagcattgaattataaaagtaaacagaatgaataagcggaagtaaaccaaaacatgttttaaacaactaaagatccctcccagaacctggaagccacaagtacagagctgctacaaaataaaatacgagtacaagtcccgaaagtggaccaaaaagatataaaacaactggctagtctcagaaggcaaaagacgggccatccatgctgaaggagacaagaatgatctaaaaacgccaagtactcaccctagtctccgaagttgactgcaacaggcttgatttatccacggcgataactggtgctcggtcctgcatcacgaaagtagatgcagagtgtagtatgagtaccaagacaacaggtacccagtaggcatcataggccgactgagcagaaaaggtaaaaacaatatgaaaaagaagaatagcctaaataggagtcaacataagcatcaaaaggaaaaaaaagtactacctatgaaagctacagctaactatacccaactgggcccccataagcccaaccgggacactcgtgcgcaagttaaataaaaactcggacgaacccccataagcccgccgagtacacagaatagctacaactaccaaggctaggaaccaagaatctgcgatgttaggagccaaagtattatatcatttccaaacccagaatctctaagagtcaatcgatctagtggtgacttaggggtcgaggctgggactgaGACCCAGAGGCTCACCTGTATGTTCAAAGTGgtcaaggccaggactgggtacccggatgcttgccataatacataagtacggtcgaggccgggactgggtacccggatgctcgccataacacatcgatatgatcgaggccaggactggataccaagatgctcgtcatactaccAAGTCGACggaggccggggctgggtacccggatgctcctcgataattcagaatggaggccgggactgggtacccggatactcacagatattttatcttatggtgccgaatattctcctttccaactaaacaataatagtaccgagaatctcatttccaatgagtcaaccaatatgcCATCAAAACTAaaaccggagccaaagtcaacgatcacgaaatctagtgcTGCCGACGCCTTACAAAAGTCAAGATTATAtcgagttatggatgatggtatttttaagagcaagagtaacgcctagctaaggccaaactactaggcactagcccgctacaccattctacaaggatctaagtctaccggagcgacgccgggacatctaaagcaagtttacatcctatactaaggccaacataccccactgtatcaataacatgctcattcaactctacttataaaacttaacaaataacgacaagatacacatgcttctaaatatccgaaaacccgataataagcctaaagcatgatttctaacgcctaagatatacaatcaaactacccaacccaaattccaactatttcaacatgctttcacacatttcggctcaatctaaagaaaggtaaaccgtagcctacctgtaggccaaacacgcgggctccaaatcactgtgctggagcttttccctttcgaacgacctcggaacgctgccaagctgtcaaaaatagaaccacaacgtcgatacggtcgtttagacactaatttcataatttttggaaatggaccaattttggggtcgaaaacgggaattgtggggcccacatacgaaattccagatttgacccccaaaacaggttctaaacgtcaccccaatcacacaaatcagatttataacataattcggggtgggaaattacgtaagacgatcaaaaatcaattcccacatttttaaactaagaaaacgatataaggcagcctctttacacgtcgatttctcaaaaacgaCATACtgtcaatcaaaacaaattataccatgtcgttccttgcgaaaaaccccactatctagcctcaagaatcactcaaaacggagttatattgaccaagatacactctttcaaatttcaacaaaatttcattccgaaaatgactaaatctgctgcttaaaatcaatttattacctcgaacgacgtgccaaaaatagattctgaaacttccacgatgttctccttaaatttccacgcaagatagcctctggaatcacccaaatcggatttatattggtcaagatataacttgtcaaagttcttcaaaaatccattccgaaaatggatactgctgcaaataaaatcacgatttttaccagaatcgaatactccaaatcagttttcaatttctccaatgcattctccacgaaaaacctcacaattttgccttttgaatcacccaatttggagctctagaactcaagaaatgagggttcaaagttgaggagaaaatctgaaaatattcTGCACTGCTGCAGATTTTTTCTGGTTTTTACCacaatttaaagtctccgaatggaccctcggaattcgttcggaatccgataaaaataaaccagatatgctaccctactaaattcgatattccagactcaatggcgcattcagaatttccatacgagatcattttaataaaaagtgggtcccacacccaagagtcattttaagtcatattccaCAACatgcctcgatattagtccggaagcctcaaaaagcgaacgaagggtcgttctagaccaaaatcaacattccggacctaaccgcgctgtcagaatttttattcgagcgcattttccaagaatgttgaccaaagtcaactataggctaagtttcaaagtcaaaagtgccaaatagccccaaactcgtattgattgactcgatagtcattccaacagtgctactagcctaatttggtcattccggagctgatggaaccatcagaatttgaattcgagatttcgttagcccaaaactcaaaaagtcgcaactaaactaacttaggcctttaaaataccaaaatggactcgggacctctaaaaattcaaccaacacttcttctagaccaaaaaccatctcctgaatccagcggagttgtcggaattccattccgagcatcgaaactccaaaagttgaccaaagtcaaaccttggcttaaagttcctcaaattctcaattcaaggcctcaaatcttcgttacagctccaaaactgattccgtaaagtctcctaacccAATTTAGACATttcagagctgctggaatcgacggaattccgtTCTGAGATctgtagctccgattgaccccaaataccactttttaacacttaaaacttatgaaactcaaaatttccaaggacttaacttttcataggattttctaaaaatcaacacccgataacaattagaaatgactcggggcatctaaagggatgggtaaaatggtcattttacaaaaatttc
The sequence above is a segment of the Solanum dulcamara chromosome 11, daSolDulc1.2, whole genome shotgun sequence genome. Coding sequences within it:
- the LOC129872531 gene encoding uncharacterized protein LOC129872531, with product MSVEDMLKQIMTDQAKLASDVRQNQLATQNLEKQLGKLASAHSSRQQWGLPGNTDPNPKQVDVVSTRSGRPLTKLAPKAQSAKEKGKEQVGQEGEPSGSKAIEEPKTKPPPSFPQKFKKKKEEECFAKFIDLLKQVQINLPLIDVLQEIPKYAKFVKDIVVNKSKLAEFVTVALTKEYSSRILNKIKLPTKLKDPGSFTVQVTIGKYSNTKGICDLSASINLMPRSMLKKLGLGELKATTILLQLADHSVARPDGIIEDVLVQVGSLIFPVDFFVLDF